In a single window of the Flavobacterium sp. W4I14 genome:
- a CDS encoding hypothetical protein (product_source=Hypo-rule applied), translating to AQKVLVCATFFLVENHCVTSSPAAIVKKALDMH from the coding sequence TCGCCCAAAAAGTTTTGGTTTGTGCAACATTTTTTCTCGTTGAAAACCATTGTGTTACCTCAAGTCCTGCAGCCATTGTTAAAAAAGCTTTGGATATGCATTAA